A single genomic interval of Candidatus Zixiibacteriota bacterium harbors:
- a CDS encoding tail fiber domain-containing protein, whose translation MHDVAVKRLLLVGVAMALGVAPAQADVPTNMTIQGRLSDAGGSPLGSTPVDLYFKIFDDPLAGSVLWPVDPDGEIHALTTDAGGLWTLTLGSVYAIPDSIFGDTSLWLYILVVDGINPDTELPRIKLNSGPFVFRAAWAQKADTALAVAGGGAFLPLSGGTMTGPIGNTGDPDITMGKGNFGSGNTNAGTQAFVAGQFNNSVGDWSTVGGGVGNSAADEYAVVAGGTDNEANNGFTAIGGGGFNVADGYCSGIAGGLQNLCANTGAFIGGGKWNRARGLFSTIAGGGGFDQIDSNSVKGDYSVISGGRRNLALGLSAVVCGGSGNQAEGNYAFIGGGDINNAPGYGTVIAGGYANTADQQNATVGGGAQNHASGTGSTVGGGTQNTAAGEYSVIGGGSGSLTNGDFSFLGGGWFNEADGLSSVTSGGQQNAADGNYSCVGGGTANTAAGIASVVAGGSSNSADSLSSTVAGGAENTAGGINATVGGGHQNSAAATAATVAGGESNLADGTHAVISGGYNNGAAGDYAVIPGGDANVADGAKSFAAGHRAKAMHAGCFVWADTTEANFTSSADNQFLVRAGGGVGINTTTVTNVLTLPNNADATGSGLAFAWDTYSSKRWKTDITPIPNALEKVQRLRGVTYKWTSNDRADIGLIAEEVGAVIPEVVQYEDNGIDARSVDYARLVALLIEGMKEQQAQIRDFQSRLRVLERER comes from the coding sequence ATGCATGACGTAGCAGTGAAACGCCTGTTGTTAGTCGGCGTGGCCATGGCGCTTGGCGTCGCCCCGGCGCAGGCCGATGTGCCGACGAACATGACGATCCAGGGCCGGTTGTCGGACGCGGGCGGCAGTCCGCTCGGTTCGACGCCGGTCGATTTGTATTTCAAGATCTTCGACGACCCGCTGGCCGGATCGGTCCTGTGGCCCGTCGATCCCGACGGCGAAATTCACGCGTTGACGACCGACGCGGGAGGATTGTGGACCTTGACGCTCGGCTCAGTCTATGCCATTCCCGATTCGATTTTCGGGGACACGTCGTTGTGGCTGTACATTCTCGTCGTCGACGGCATCAATCCCGACACCGAGCTGCCGCGCATCAAGCTCAACAGCGGCCCATTTGTGTTTCGCGCCGCGTGGGCGCAGAAAGCGGACACCGCATTGGCGGTCGCCGGGGGCGGCGCATTCCTTCCACTGTCGGGCGGCACGATGACCGGGCCGATCGGCAATACCGGCGACCCGGACATCACGATGGGGAAAGGGAATTTCGGATCGGGAAATACGAATGCCGGAACTCAGGCATTTGTCGCGGGGCAATTCAATAATTCAGTGGGCGACTGGTCGACGGTCGGCGGCGGCGTCGGCAACAGTGCGGCCGATGAGTATGCCGTAGTCGCCGGCGGCACCGACAACGAGGCCAACAACGGCTTCACGGCGATCGGCGGCGGCGGCTTCAATGTCGCCGATGGGTATTGCAGCGGGATTGCCGGAGGGTTGCAGAACCTGTGTGCCAATACCGGCGCCTTCATCGGCGGCGGCAAATGGAACCGTGCTCGCGGTCTGTTCTCGACCATCGCCGGCGGCGGGGGATTCGACCAGATCGACTCCAATTCGGTGAAAGGCGATTACTCCGTCATCAGCGGCGGGCGCCGGAATCTCGCGCTCGGACTCAGCGCGGTCGTCTGCGGCGGGTCGGGCAATCAGGCCGAGGGTAACTACGCATTCATCGGCGGCGGTGATATCAATAACGCCCCGGGCTACGGGACAGTGATCGCCGGTGGGTACGCGAACACCGCTGATCAGCAGAATGCAACGGTCGGGGGCGGCGCCCAGAACCATGCATCGGGCACCGGATCGACGGTCGGCGGGGGCACACAGAATACCGCGGCCGGTGAGTATTCGGTGATCGGCGGCGGGTCTGGTAGCTTAACCAACGGCGATTTCTCGTTCCTCGGCGGCGGCTGGTTTAACGAGGCAGACGGCTTGTCATCGGTGACCAGCGGCGGGCAGCAAAACGCCGCCGATGGCAACTACTCATGTGTCGGCGGCGGCACTGCCAATACGGCCGCCGGAATCGCCTCGGTTGTCGCGGGCGGCTCCAGCAATAGTGCCGACTCTCTGAGTTCAACCGTCGCCGGCGGCGCGGAGAATACCGCCGGCGGCATCAATGCCACAGTCGGCGGCGGCCATCAAAACTCCGCGGCTGCGACTGCGGCAACCGTGGCGGGCGGCGAATCCAATCTTGCTGACGGCACCCATGCCGTCATCAGCGGCGGATATAACAACGGCGCAGCCGGGGATTATGCCGTTATTCCCGGAGGCGATGCCAATGTCGCCGACGGCGCCAAAAGCTTCGCCGCGGGGCATCGCGCCAAGGCAATGCACGCCGGATGCTTCGTCTGGGCCGACACGACGGAGGCCAATTTCACATCATCGGCCGACAACCAGTTCCTCGTCCGCGCCGGCGGCGGCGTCGGCATTAACACCACGACCGTGACCAATGTCCTGACACTCCCCAACAATGCCGACGCGACGGGCAGCGGGCTGGCTTTCGCCTGGGACACCTATTCATCGAAGCGCTGGAAAACTGACATCACACCGATCCCGAATGCACTCGAAAAAGTCCAAAGACTGCGCGGCGTGACCTACAAGTGGACTTCCAACGACCGTGCAGACATCGGACTGATCGCCGAGGAGGTCGGCGCGGTCATTCCCGAAGTCGTGCAGTATGAGGACAACGGCATCGATGCCCGTTCGGTCGATTACGCGCGGCTGGTGGCGCTGCTGATCGAAGGGATGAAAGAACAGCAGGCGCAGATTCGCGACTTCCAGAGTCGGCTTCGCGTCCTCGAAAGGGAGAGGTAA